CTGCTCAGATGTTGTCTCCATTAGGGTGGAGGAATGACATGTTATCACCTCCAGAAGGCCACGCAAGCCGCCTCAGCATCGGACACCCACAAGTATGGAACACAAGGTTTCTCTTTTCCCAGTCCTTGCCCGCCCCCTGCCCCTCAGTCACAGTCTTCGCGCCTTCCGTGGACGGCAACCATTGTGTGGAATTGGGGTGTTGTCTGTGATGGAGATGACTTCCAAGCCGCCCATGGTGAGCCCTTTGATGGCTGCCTAGGAAAAGAGAATACAGAGTCCACGTTTCTGTAGATACTTATGATCAGAGAAAGCAGCTGTCTACAGACTGTTGGTCGACCTAAATCCATGCCGCCCACTCTGACTGGcaccagctctccagggtctcagagaGGGGTCCTTCCCAGCTATACCTGGAGATTAATCCTGGTACCTTCTGCTTGCAACCAGGGgccctaccactgagccacaaccTCATCCCTCCTGGAAAATATCAGAAGTTCTTACATGGGGCCATTCTTTATTTCATTTTACAGTTATGAGACCCCACCATTCAGCATTTCCACTCCCAAGACAACCACCATCTGATACTACCCAATTTGGCTTCTATCAATTCTGAGTCTACAGTGCCACTGAAAATTAGTCTCTAGCTTTGCTAAGATGAAGTTGATCACATCCTGCTGCCCTCAGTCTGGCAAGGAAGCTAGATCTTACATTTTCAAGAAAACGGGCAAACAGGCAGGATTGTTTCTCCATTCTGGAAGCCCTTCAGGCAACCTGAAATCTAGTTTTGCACTGATTGGAGTctaattaaggctgcaaccctatgcatgcctacctgggagtaagccccactgatgcaTGCCTCCCTAACACTGCCTGGCCTTCAAGACTGTTACAAACTGCAGACTTGGGAGCCCTGAATATCGTACCCATATTCTTCTCTCCGTCCCTTTGTTGTTTagcttaacatccagcctgaaaaACAATCCTggagaactaaaaaaaaaaaaaaggatgcacATGTCTATGTGACATTTCAGTTGGTCCTAACAAAgggatttccctccccccccccaacccacagAGCCACCTATGATTTGACTCATCCTTAAAGTGACCTAATAATGATAAAAACCAACAAGGCAATGCAAAAACATCATTAAACAGCAGAGCAAAGCTAAGCCACACACAGGCTACCAGAGTTCAAAACCAAttaaacaatattttttaaaggcCTAAGCATATATGCAAAGGTCTCTGCCTGGCACCAAGGGATGCAAGATCAACTCTCAGGGGAATCTCCTGGAGGATCTCAGTAATCCTCATGACAGCTCAGATATTATTATTCCCATGCTGCAGACGGGCTGGGTGTGGAGGCTGACAGGGTAGTTGCTTATCTCATATCAAAGCTTTGAAGTCTTCAGCACAGGGGCAGAAAAAACTGGACAGGTgagactcccccctcccaaaccaaCCCCTTCTATGGGGCTTTTGACCGAACCCCTTAATCCTCATTGAAAGGAACACCAGCTATGTTCATCATCACTCTTATCTCTTCCACAATCATTCCCCTATGGCCTAAAGTGAAAACTGgatgctccttggggcagggatctgtctcCTTGCATTATAGCACTCTGTTAAGTGCCATGTTCATTCACAGCAATAGATATGTAACAAAAGGAACCACTGGTACATACCATTCGGCCAGGTCCCAAGCCTTTCACCACGACTCGTACATGGGACACTCCCTTTGCAGAGGCTTTctggggagaaggaaaaaaagagaaagcatTTTAGGAAATTAAGCATAGAGCATGACTGCAACCCAAGCACTCTACTTCGATATTGCCTGCCCTTCCTTTGGAGATAGCCCACAGCTAAATGCTAGCACTTGAACTtggaactttctgcatgtgaAGCACAACTGCAAGGTGGTTCAAAAACACATAAAGTTCATGAAAGACCTCTCCTAGAGACCTTGAAAAGCTTGGCCAGACAAAGTGCATGAAAGAGAGAAGAGTATTCTGGAACTTGAGACAGAGGGCTTTCCACTGGTATGAAAAAAAAGAGGCACTGTGTTGGGCAATCATTCTGagcttgtgtgtatgtgtgtgagagctTTCTataattcaaaacaaaaaaattaaaatatttaatattaatttaTTTCTAGCTCATGCAGCTCTGTTTAATGTCTCCTGGACCCTAACTGGCAGAGATGTCCAGAGGGTACCACGTGTTAAGACTGCCATCTAGTGGCAATTTCTAgccttttccatttcaaaacGAACACACATAGAATAGTAACTTTTTTCCTGAATCTCTCTGGTGAATATACCTGTACAATACACATATTTTCAAACAATTTGTCTCATGCGCATGTTACTCTTTCCAGTGTGTAGAAACACCTTGAGCACACATCTAGGAAACATACAGTGTAATTAATTGTATGCTTGTTTGGAGTGTAATTAATTGTatgccacgttttccagactcacaaagagagtctggtccaacaagaagctgatggaacataccaagatccaggtctacagagcttgcgtcctgagtacacttctgtactgtagcgagtcatggactctccgctcacaacaggagaggaaactgaacgctttccacatgcgctgcctctgacgcattctcggcatcacctggcaggacaaagttcctaacaacacagtcctggaacgtgctggaatccctagcatgtatgcactgctgaaacagagatgcctgcgttggctcggtcatgtcgtgagaatggatgatgggcggatcccaaaggatctcctctatggagaactcgtgaaaggaaagcgccctacaggtagactacagctgcgatacaaggacatctgcaagagggatctgaaggccttaggaatggacctcaacaagtgggaaaccctggcctctgagcggcccgcttggaggcaggctgtgcagcatggcctttcccagtttgaagagacacttggccaacagtctgaggccaagaggcaaaggaggaaggcccacagccagggagacagaccagggacagactgcacttgctcctggtgtggaagggattgtcactcccggattggccttttcagccacactagacgctgtgccagaaccacctttcagagcgcgataccagagtctttcgagactgaaggttgccaatatatatatatgtttggacagaagttaacccatttctgtccagcccaagctggatacatttgatccctgttgcgtatatgcaatgttggctTAAAATGGTCAGAAGTGGCTTAAGTTCCACTATGCTCActgcaacttagggcccaatcctattcaactttccagcactgacgcagcagtgccaacagggtgtgtgctgcaccttGCAGTGGGGCGAGGGCCttacttcctcaaggtaagggaatgcttgttcccttactttggggctgcaccgTGGCTGcgtcggcactggaaagttggacgggattgggccccgagtcccAGATCATTGTGCATAATTAATAAAGCACAAACAACTCATTGATTGTGGTCTCACCTAGACAATGCTTGGGTTTGATGTATGCATTATATTTATATCTCTCTCTGCTTTCAAGGAGTTCCGGGAGAATAATGCAATTCCTTCCaccattttatccttacaacaatcctgtgaggtaggttaggtggAGAGAGCGAGACTCGCCCAAGGGTCGCCCAGTGGGCTGCACAGAGCTTGTTTACTTGGGGAAAACGTCTGCTTCAAGCCGCCAAGCTGGGCAAACTCCACTTACCACTCCTGCTGAGATTCCAGTGGTCTGGGCTGCAACGGCGGTGGCCTTCTTGGCGTTCTTGAAGCCTTCAGTGCCACAGGTGGAGAGGGCTAGAGGAACATTCTCGTGCGTGACAACCTGGATGTGAGTGCTACAGGGACAACACGAGAGGGTAGGAGGGAAACCGAGTCaggcatccacagatctggcccTTCTTCTCTTCTGACCAACTCCTAACTACACCCTTTGAAAAACCACATTTCTGAAGCTTCTCCTTCTGGTAGGAAAGGACACGACTGGGAGCAGACAGTGCAGTGGGTTGAAATGGGCTGCCTGAAGCTAAGGAGTGCTCTCTTCTCAGCCACCAAAGAAGAGAGAAACTGGTGGGTAGCAAGGGGCAAGCATCAGCCCCAGAGCAAAGAGTCAGGCCTAGATGGGAGGCAAGCAAAGCTGTTTAGAGGCAGGACAGCAAAGCATATGCGGCCAGGGTTTAACATGTGGGGATCCATGCAAAATGACTCATGCAGTTGTGACTTGGAAAGTAGACAATGCTTTTGGAAAGTAGAAACTCTCCAAGGTTGTCATACTGCAGCATGGCTGACACGAGGCAGTGCCTTTGCAGACAGCATGGGCTGGCATATGACGGCACCTCTAAACCGTATTGGTACCCCCTGTACCCTCAATCTCTGGCTTCCGCTTTCCCAATTCCAAACAACTGGAACATTCCCAAGCATCTTGCACAGAGGCCAGCCACATCTCCCGGGGATCTCATCCACCTACAGGGACTCCGGTCAGCAGCCAGGAAGCAACCCAGTCATACCATAGAGATTTAATGGAAAGGGGTTTGGCAAGCTTCTAACTCAGTTTACAGGTGTGGTGCACAGAGAAGCGCTGTGGCCTGGCAGGGAGTGCGGGGTCTACACATAGATGATCCCCATTCAGACCCTGCAACTTCAGGTGTGGCAGGGCAAAACTCTGCCTGTTCAGTACTGAACTCGATGGACCAAAGGTCCGACTCCGTAACAGGCAGTTTCATGTTCAACTGAACAGCTGCACAATTTGACAAAAATAAGGTCGACTGAGATCCCTGCATCTCCTAGCAATAAGGTTTtttaatccctcccccccccccccgaattccTATGGGATTTCTAAGGAATTTCTTCCAGGTGAGAAGAGGGTGGGTGGCAGCCAACTGGAAGAGAAATTAGCCCCAAGGGAACAATTTCCCTCGCTGAGGATGAGAAATCCTCTCTGCCGGACCCTCTGTTTGGCTCAACAGCTGCATTGATTTGTAGGTTTCCATACCTGTCTCTCTTTTTGCAAGGAAAAACGACAAGGCCATTTACCACCATGATTTCAATAGAAAACAAGCACCCACATCCCAAGAACAGTGAAACACCCACCTCTCAAAATGCAGGTGCCAAAGCCCTCTTTGAAAAAAGTCATTGAGTAGGACTGAGCTACAAGTTCTCCATGGAACCTGGCTTGCAGATGAGGGGAGGTGTCATCCTCTGCCATGGCCACCCATTGAGGTTCTGGCCGCAACAACGATGGACCTCTGTTGGCCGACGGCCaccaccttccctcccccacaatcgCCCCTTGAACACCACCAGGCAATCTCATTGCATCATTTCTCtagcatgttgccatcactgcctggaatgtctccaacagcaagtggaaggggcttacacagcgcattgtggcacctgaGGTACTTACCGCATCGCCCCCCTTCTGGTTATGCTACTGACCGAAAATTGCCCCTCTACATAATTGCTAAAGTGGCACTCCCCTTCCACGGTCTGTGAACAGGGTGGCCAAAAGAAGGTGGAGGAATCTCAGGCTTTGAGACCACCTGGAGCACAGCTGGCCGAGCCACGAGTCAGGTGAGTCCCCTTAGCCTCTTGCCAGGTGCTCATAGGGCGTCCTTTGGCAAGTCACTCTCAGTTCCTCTGGTGCAAGATGGGGATAAACTCTCCAAGACGACCATGTGCTTTCATTACTATGCTATTAAACAGATTGGGCAAACATAAAAAGCAGCATCAGGCCCTAAGGGAACCTAATGCTAAATCTAGTCCAATCACTTCTACCACCCTAGGCAAATTCTGCTGACAGGCTAGTGGCAGGTCTCCCTGCGCTCACACCAGGAAGGGCtgctaccccccaccccccagatccTCCTAGCTGTCCTGTGCATATGGGCACAGAACAGCTCTCAGCACCAACTCCACAAGTGTCAAGTTTTTTCCACAAGTGGAAAAAAAGGTCTCTTACTTGTTATATGTTGCTTTTATGTGTGCGATGGGGATTTCGTCAAACGTCTTCCCAGCCCATCTCAGCCCGCTGTCTTTCCCTGGTGCCGGAGGGAAAAGGctgaaaggaaggagggaggaaaaatCACATGGAAAACCGTGTGTGTGCTCGCCATTTACAGATGAAGTGGGAACACTTCCTGCATTCAACAAGACCCACCACCAGACCACTTCCAAAAAGCTCAGCACCAAACCATGACTTTTGCTGATGGCTGCCCAGACTGCTTGTTCTCATCTCACTGAGGAGACACTTTTCGTTGATACAAACCTGGGCTGAAAACATCCCAACGTCAGTGTCTTGTTTTCAGAGGGGACTCTGCAAATAGGGCGGAACGTTTGCCCCACTTACTGTCTCTGACAAATGCACAGACCCTCGTCCCACTCCTGTAGTGGGACTTGCTCTTCATATGTAACTATTGGGAGTCAGGCCCCCTTGCTGATCTACTGCAAATCACTCTACCACCCTACGTGCTCATTAagcttctccccacccccgccctaCACAGCCACTCTCCCAACCTTCAGTTGCGTTCATTTGTTACAGTCAAAGCAGTAAAGGATCGTAACATCACaacaaccaatttatttcagtgtttgcaGGGTGCTTTGTTCTTTTCCAAGGTGCATGTACCATTATCCCTCCAAGAAGCAGAAGGCACAAGTTGCATCCTGTAGCTGTCCTTGATGTTGCAAAAGTTACCGTACCTGAAGTCAGCCTTGCTCTGGGGCTGTGAAGGTTCCACTTGACTTGAATTCTCTGCCAACTCCTGAAGCCTCTGAATACCTGACTGCAACCCCCGAGATAAGGAGACGCTGCTGCTGCCGGGagaaggaaaaagcagaaaatgttGATTAGCTTAAAACAGGGCCTTCAAAATGGAAAGTGGAGAGCAGTGACCACAGAACTCCTGTTGATTCCCGGTGGCCGACCCAACCATTGATGCAAAAGTTGCCCTTTGAGTTTTGGTTTCCATCACCTATCCCAAGAGGCGACAGccatgggtagatgggactcgtcagcctgggaaggcagctcatctgagaaaaggaaaactctgttcccaaacctccactgccttgtggctacagccagttatggaaaaggcttcaggagtcaacctcgaggcaaaatccggagccggagtccctgaggcagttcacggctgcatacagtcacgttctggcaactcctgcaacgccgttggaaccaaccatattggcttctgcctttccattggaccatttcagcgatatggagaggggggatttgctgcatgggtcacagtctgtcctccatatctaatttacccaggcttcgcgcactggagaggacactctgttccagaaccatcattcagagcgcgataccatagtcttccaagactgaaggatgccaacaaggaccTATCCCAAGCagtctaatggttggcaaccttcagtctcgaaagactatggtataagcctacagcacccagtattcccaggtggtctcccatccaagtactaaccaggcctgaccctgcttagcttccgaaatcaggcaagatcgggcacgtgcaggtcttaaccaactttccagcactgatgaaactgtcccaatggggcatgtgctgtattctgcagttaggtggcaatcacagaagtctcctctaggtaagggaatgtgtggccccttacctcggtgctggaaaattggttaggaggATAGTgcccttaaggcccaatcctatccaactttccagtgccggtgcagccgcaatgcagccttgaggaaagggaacaaatgttccctcacctggaggaagcctccatgattgcacccttactgcaggatgcagctcatgccccattggcatgagacatacaaaattatgcaggggatggacagagtggatagggagatgctctttacactctcacataataccagaaccaggggacatccactaaaattgagtgttgggcgggttaggacagacaaaagaaaatatttctttactcagcgcgtggtcggtctgtggaactccttgccacaggatgtggtgctggcgtctagcctagacgcctttaaaaggggattggacgagtttctggaggaaaaatccattatggggtacaagccatgatgtgtatgcgcaacctcctgattttaggaatgggttaagtcagaatgccagatgtaggggagagcaccaggatgaggtctcttgttatctggtgtgctccctggggcatttggtgggccgctgtgagatacaggaagctggactagatgggcctatggcctgatccagtggggctgttcttatgttcttatgttcttatgcattggtgctggaaaattggataggatttggctctaagtctTCTTACAAGCttccagacaaaagaaaataattcattattcagtgtgtaattaatctgtgaaactccttgccaacagatgtggtgatggcatctggcctacatgcctttaaaaggggattggacagaattatgggtccatcacaggttacaagccgtgatgggtttgtgcaacctcctggttttagaagtaggctacctcagaatgccagatgcaagggagtggcaattggatgcaggtcttttgttgtcttgtgtgcccccgaggcatctggtgggtcactgtgagatacaggaagctggactagattggcctgatccagagaggCTCTTTTTATAGTCTTGTGAGCTTCAGGCAAGTTAGAATTAAGAGATGCAACATCTAACCAAAGAGACCTTCACTTTTATGGCCTGCAACAAGGTCTCTTGCACTATTTTCTTCCATAGGTGCTCTTAGTCAGGGCTCAAGTCTTGTCTCTGCTTAAGTTTTCCCTCTTGCTAGATATCAAAAAGTCATTCTTCTGGCTGGTTGCTTtttatcaatattttatttttcagctaAGTATTTCTATCTTGCCCTTCTACTTCTAAAGCGGTCCCTGAGACAGCTCACAGAATTTTAAAAGTACAAACGAAttaagaaaaaataaatatatccaAACACAAATCCCAATCAATCCAATGCAATCAAAGAGACCAATATTGAACAGCAGGGAGAATACATACTACAGCAGTGGGGTAAAAACTAACAAAATACTTGCGTAAACCAAAGTATTTGTGctaagggattaaaaaaaaacaccaccaccagaGAGGGCCAAAGAGGTTACCATGAAAGGTATTTCAATGCTGGGGGGCTACAACGGAAAAGGCCCCGACATAAGTGTTCCTGATAGAATCTTAGAAAAGAAAGGGGAACATGGAGCAGGCCTCCAGTGTAGAACAAAGCAGGCAGGCAAATTCATATAGGAGAAATGGTCCTTCATAAATATCCTCGTTCCAGGCCATTAAGGGTCAAAGATTATGAGCAGCCTCTTGAATTGGGCATGGGGCAATGAAGCGAACACAGCATTGGATGTGAACTAAGGAGGAGAAACATGAAGTATGTAACGTGGAGAGGTTAGTGTGGTGTAATGGCTAGAATGCTGGACTTTGCCCAGACATGGGTTCAAGTTCCTGCTCAGCTATGACTCCCTGGGTAGTCCCATCACAGTTCCTCATCATTGCCTACCTTCCAGGATTCTTGTAAGAGCAAACTggaagcaggagaagaaaactgtGTACAGAAGAACCACCTGTGTAAGAAGAACTACTAAGTAAAGGAGAACTACCTTTAGTTCTTTGGAAAAAGAACAGGATAAATCTCATACCAAAAGGATAGTAACAGATCCAACAAGGGGAATGTCCTTTTTTAACAGAAAGCAGCAGGCCCAAGGTCAACCCATGAGCTTCATGGCCAAGtcggggatctgaacctggatctcctCCACTATGCCCTCTAAGGGGCTTCGTGGGGCAGAATTGCAGCTGGGCAGAATCACAACTTGTTGCAACATTACCTCCAAAtctttggtgatgacatcacaacGCCATCACCAAACATCCAGGTTACTGAGCTCCACACTTTATGGCTGAGAGGTACATGGCTACTTGGCCGTGTGCCTTAGAGCGAACACTGGGCTCCTGTGTCCTAACTCAACACTCTACTCACTATACCACACTGTCCCCATTACAAAATGCCATAGAAGCTAAGGAACTGACAGCTGTGGTTTAAAAGAAAACATCTCCAGTCAAAAGAAGCAGAAGGTAAAAATCAGAAGGAAAGAAATAAGCTTGGAACACTAGTCAAGAAGAAAATGGTAGCCAATTTGCAGAGAAAGGGTCTCGGTTCAAGGATGGCTTTGAAAAAAAGGAGACACTTTTCATTCTCTTCCAATGAAGGGAGGCAGTTGTTTTCTAAGTCAATGCAAAACAGTATTTTTAGTCTGACAATATACCACGCGCGGAGCGTCGGCAAATGAAAAAGTTCATTTGGAACGCCACAGCCTTGTGCGGCCCATTCCTAGTAATTAACTTAAGTGCATCTATCTGTAaccttggtgggggtgggggctgcagcTCCTTTGCTTGGTTCAAGCGTTTCCATGCAAACcaatggccttgctgtgggaTTGCGGAGCGCTCCAACACACTGGGAAGAGACAATACCTCTGGTGGCTATGCAATCACAACACGTTTGTTCCTAGTGCTATAAAGACTTTTATTTTTATAGCCCTGttcaaaaatgcattttcttttcccttttgcagGAGTTTCAATGGAACTTGGAGGGCTATGGGTGTTCCTTCGAACATGACTGAACTCCATAAACATATGAATCCGGTCACTAGTCCTGGTCtgctctgaccagcagcagctcccttATCCCTGTGGCAGACGTCATACCCAGTCCTGCTACTAGATCCTCtcaactggagatgctgggggaCGAATGGATTAAGGAAAGCTGCCCAGGTGTTCACACTATCTTACAGAATCAGGTGAGTGGTCTATCCTAGTGCAGTCTCGCCAACCCAGGTGGGCAGCAGGCTCTCCAGGACTGCAGGCCAAATTCTATCCTAGCTCCAGATCCTTTCagctagagattgaacctggaactttctgcatgcaaagggggTACATGATCACACTTCACCCCAGTTGATTAACATCCAATAGGGGAtatgtacagtgggccttccttatctgtgggctcagcatctaTGGGATGCCAAGCCCGTGAGTCAAAGagtctcctggacatgaccagaagccacttccaattGCGTCCAGGAGGCCTTCCAAAGAGGCTGGGAAGCCAGCACAACCTCCGGAGGGCTCAGTGCAGCCTGCAGGTTTGTGGCACTGTgattttgtctcccccccccatacacagaTTTCAGCATCCACAAATTTCGGGATCCGCAGGGGTTCATGGAAccgatcccctgtggatactacTAGTTCCCATTGTGTCAGTTCTCTTGCCTCCCCAAAACATCTCCAATTTTTGCACAAGAGCCAAATTTTCCATTCTCTCAGAACCTCCAGAAATAAAACTGGTGGGTCCAAGAGACAGAGCCTTTCCAGTGGTGCCCCCACTTTGCTTCCAGAAGCCTTCTCCAAAGAGATCCACTGAGCCTCCTCTCTTGATGTCTTTAAGCCCTCTTTAAACACTTCCTCATGTCCACTAGTTTTTGAGAAACAATTCAGAACTTGCTGTTTTAAGGAAACAAATCTATTCATCAGTTTGGGattttaaatgtgtgtttttaGCAGCACCACAGCATTGCTTTCAGGATGGCTAACCAGAATGAAACAACTCCGAGCAATCAAAACTAAAACAGTAAACTGTGGCATAAAAACAGGAGagtgaaaacagctgaaaaaataaaaccacagaaGAAAGCCAATCTCAGCTGACATTTAGAAAGGCCAGGGAAACCACAAAAGTCTTTTGCTTGACATTTTTTGACATCAGGTGAGCCTCCCTAGGGAGAGCATTCCCAAGATTGGCTGCCATGAAAAGGACCTCTCGTGGCTCACTACCCACCTGATTTGAGAAGACGGGGGCACACACAGAAGGGCCCCCGATGATGCTTGCAGCACACGGGCAGATGTATGTGGTGTATTCAGTTCTCTTCCCAAACCAAGGTGACACTCCTGCACAGCTTCCCACAGATGTgtgcttgggtgtgtgtgtgtgaacaggtGTGGAGACTGCATTCAATTTGTGCCATCAACTTGAAGGTGATGTCAGCCTATGGTCATACACCCAAAGGCTCTGAATGTGCAATCAATTTCCTGGATCTTTTTTGTTCCGCTTTGCAATTGTACAAGCAGAATCTGGGGCACAGACAACCATTCAAACACTGTGCACAGTGTCTGAGTGCACAGAGGTCAGGCATCGCAAGGGGGCGGAGTCGTTAAACGTCTCTCCTCGTACAGCTCTCCTCAAAGCTGACACTTTGCACACATTCATTATTATTTAAACCTCCACTTTCTGtttcacaaaacaaaaacacaaagctGCTTGAACACACAAAAAACacgagttgttttttttacagcaaAATTACGGTAGCCCCAATTTATTGTGCTGTGTGTATTTAAATAGTTTTCATTGTCAAATTATTTTAtccatgtaaactgctttgggattttaaattaaaagaagcatgggggggggaatgggacagaAATTCAAATACACTGGGCCCTTGTTATCCCTAACGAAATCCCTAGATTAGGGCACTAAaagctgtgcagggcttccccGGGCCCTTATAAAGGCATATAAAAATCACTTCGAGTTTCCTCCAAGAAACCGGAAGCATTAAAATACCTGTAGAAGGCATTCTTAAGGACAGGGAGGTcacgtgcagcctccctggccttcagaaccccctctggacatgactggagcacagcgTTCGGAGGGTCCAGGTTGGGCTACCTCACGGGATTGCTACCCACAGATAATAAAATCCATGGGTACGGAAGCCACAAATAAAAAGG
The DNA window shown above is from Tiliqua scincoides isolate rTilSci1 chromosome 8, rTilSci1.hap2, whole genome shotgun sequence and carries:
- the MRPS11 gene encoding small ribosomal subunit protein uS11m isoform X2, translating into MIPVLAVTRRACLGGCLGSVSLSRGLQSGIQRLQELAENSSQVEPSQPQSKADFSLFPPAPGKDSGLRWAGKTFDEIPIAHIKATYNNTHIQVVTHENVPLALSTCGTEGFKNAKKATAVAAQTTGISAGVKASAKGVSHVRVVVKGLGPGRMAAIKGLTMGGLEVISITDNTPIPHNGCRPRKARRL
- the MRPS11 gene encoding small ribosomal subunit protein uS11m isoform X1 — its product is MIPVLAVTRRACLGGCLGSSVSLSRGLQSGIQRLQELAENSSQVEPSQPQSKADFSLFPPAPGKDSGLRWAGKTFDEIPIAHIKATYNNTHIQVVTHENVPLALSTCGTEGFKNAKKATAVAAQTTGISAGVKASAKGVSHVRVVVKGLGPGRMAAIKGLTMGGLEVISITDNTPIPHNGCRPRKARRL
- the MRPS11 gene encoding small ribosomal subunit protein uS11m isoform X3 — translated: MIPVLAVTRRACLGGCLGSSVSLSRGLQSGIQRLQELAENSSQVEPSQPQSKADFSTHIQVVTHENVPLALSTCGTEGFKNAKKATAVAAQTTGISAGVKASAKGVSHVRVVVKGLGPGRMAAIKGLTMGGLEVISITDNTPIPHNGCRPRKARRL